The Methanobacterium petrolearium genome contains the following window.
TTTTAACTGTTTGAAACTTTTTTTTAATATCTTTAAGGAGTTCTGGATATCCTTCACCCTGGAAAACTTTCATAATAATATTACCTTTATATTTCAGGATTCCATCACTTATCTGCAGAACACTCTGTGCTAGATCAATGGATCTGAGCTGATCCAAGTCTTTTATTCCAGATAGTTTAGGGGAGGCATCAGATATGATCACTTGAGTTTTACCCTGCAGAGTACGTTGGATTTCTTCTAAAGTGTCTTTCTGAGTGAAATCTCCTTTTATGCTCCAAAAATTATCTTCATCAAATGGTTTTATTCTATTAAGATCCACAGCCACCACCACACCGTCTTCACCCACAGCTTCAAGGGCTACCTGGGACCATCCACCCGGAGCAGCTCCTAAATCAACAACTGAGTTGCCTTTTTTAATTATTTTAAATTTACGATTTAATTGCAGTAGTTTAAAGGAAGCTCTAGAACGATAGTCCTGTTTTTTAGCTTTCTTGTAATATTCTTCATTCTTCCGTTCCTGATTCCATCTTTGACTCATTTGCCTTTCTTCTCCTTAACTGCAGGGATTCTTCTCATTGGGGTTGTGTTATCATTTAATTCAAAGGGTTTTTTGGGGATTTCTTTAATTTAGGGTTTATTTTTATTCTAGATTTTAAATTTAGGGTTTATTGAAATTGAGGGCTTTACAAACAGGATCTCCGATTTTAACAATCTTGGCATCTAATTGACCATCCTCAACTTCTATGATCATTACTGACGGATCTGAGAGTCGGGGAACTGTAGGACTTCCTGGGTTCAGTAAGAGCATATCTGGTAACTCTTTGATGAAAGACCAGTGAGTATGGCCGGTAATCAAAACTTCCACATCCATTTCCAGACCAATATAACGTAACTGTTGGGTATCTCCCCTCGGATAAACTTCTCCGTGTGTTAAACCAATTTTAATACCCTCAAGATTTAATTTTTTCCTCTGAGGTAGTTTTAGACCAATATAACGATCCATGTTGCCCTGAACACATACTGTAGGTTTCATTGCTTCTAACTGGTTTTTAACTGAAAGAGAAACAAGGTCTCCTGCATGTAATATGAGATTTACATCTTCAAAAATTTCAAATACTATCTCAGGGATACTATCTGCCCTTTCAGGGATGTGGGTGTCTGATATAACGCCGATTAACATTTTAATCTCCGATAAAGATGGTTTAATCTGAAATTTTGGTTTAATTGCAAGATATGGACTTCACACGTTGGTGATAATTTTCATAATCAAGATTTTTATGGTCATGGTTATTTTAAGATCAACATTAATATCTGCACCATCAACTGCAATAACATTTATTATAATCTAATATCATCAATTATATTCCATGGGAATAATATTATTATGATTATACAGATCGGTAATTATTATTAATATTATAATAGTTATTATTTAATTGTCCAAGTGATTTTTATGCATGAAGTTGTAGTATGCGAAAAACCAAAGGCTTCAGAGAAGATAGCTGGTGCAATACCGGGCAAAGCGGTAAAAAAGACTTATAAACGGGTACCTTACTATGAAATCGAAGAAAATGGTAAAAAAACCACAGTACTCTCTGCCGTAGGTCATTTATACTCTCTGTCACCTTTGAAAAAGGAAAAAGGTCGTATGTTTGAAGTGGGCTGGGTTCCACTCCATGAAAAGGATAAAAGTAAAAAATATGTTAAAAATTACATCGATGCCATAAAGAAGTTCTCTAAAAATGCTGATCGTTTTATTCATGCTTGTGATTATGATATTGAAGGTACATTAATAGGATTTAACGCTTTAAAGTATGCTTGTGGATCAGAAAGTATTGATAAAGCAGTGCGTATGAAATTCTCCACACTCACCAAGGAAGACCTATTAAAAGCTTATAATGAACCCATAAAATTGGATTTCAACCAGGTAGACAGTGGAGAGGCCAGACATGTTTTAGATTTTATTTTTGGAGTAAACATATCTAAAGACCTCACTGATTCAGTTATGAAAGCCACCAGTCGTTACATACAACTTTCTGCAGGGAGAGTACAAACTCCGACCCTTGCAATTCTGGTGGAAAGGGAGAAAGAAATTCAGAATTTCATCCCTGAGCCTTACTGGCTTATCAAAGCAGAAATTGAAGGGGACATAATTGCTGACCATAAAAAGGGAAAGATCTTCGATAAAAAAGTTCAGGAAGAGATATTGGCAGATTGTGAGGGTAAAAATGCCCTTGTAAATAAAATAAACATTAAAAAAACTCCGCAATTACCTCCAGTACCCTTTGATTTAGGTTCATTGCAATCTGAAGCATACGGTGTATTTGGATTCAGTCCCAAGAAAACTCAATCCATTGCTCAGAATCTTTATGCTGAAGGTTACACATCTTACCCCCGTACATCTTCCCAGAAATTACCTCCTAGTATTGGCTATAAAAAGATATTGGGCAAACTGAAAAAGAATGCTGCATTCCGTAAACAGATCGAGAAGTTGAAAGAACCAATAAAACCTCGTGAAGGTAAAAAAACAGATGAAGCTCACCCTGCCATCCACCCCACAGGATTGGTTCCTAAAGGACTGGGAAGAGATTATCAGAAATTATACGAACTTATTGTTCACCGTTTCATCAGCGTTTTCGGTGAAAACGGCATCATGGAAACCATGAAGACAGAATTGGATATTGGAGGCCAGCCATTCAGCTTCAGCCGGAAGAGAATGGCTAAAATGGGGTGGAGAGAACACTATCCCTACCGTAAAGTTGAAAATGATGAGTTTCCTGCTCTAAAAGAGAAAGATAGCTTGGATGCTCGGGCATATTCGGAGGAAAAAGAGACTAAACCTCCTGCCAGGTACAACCAGGCTTCACTTATCCGA
Protein-coding sequences here:
- a CDS encoding YfcE family phosphodiesterase, with the translated sequence MLIGVISDTHIPERADSIPEIVFEIFEDVNLILHAGDLVSLSVKNQLEAMKPTVCVQGNMDRYIGLKLPQRKKLNLEGIKIGLTHGEVYPRGDTQQLRYIGLEMDVEVLITGHTHWSFIKELPDMLLLNPGSPTVPRLSDPSVMIIEVEDGQLDAKIVKIGDPVCKALNFNKP
- the topA gene encoding DNA topoisomerase I, yielding MHEVVVCEKPKASEKIAGAIPGKAVKKTYKRVPYYEIEENGKKTTVLSAVGHLYSLSPLKKEKGRMFEVGWVPLHEKDKSKKYVKNYIDAIKKFSKNADRFIHACDYDIEGTLIGFNALKYACGSESIDKAVRMKFSTLTKEDLLKAYNEPIKLDFNQVDSGEARHVLDFIFGVNISKDLTDSVMKATSRYIQLSAGRVQTPTLAILVEREKEIQNFIPEPYWLIKAEIEGDIIADHKKGKIFDKKVQEEILADCEGKNALVNKINIKKTPQLPPVPFDLGSLQSEAYGVFGFSPKKTQSIAQNLYAEGYTSYPRTSSQKLPPSIGYKKILGKLKKNAAFRKQIEKLKEPIKPREGKKTDEAHPAIHPTGLVPKGLGRDYQKLYELIVHRFISVFGENGIMETMKTELDIGGQPFSFSRKRMAKMGWREHYPYRKVENDEFPALKEKDSLDARAYSEEKETKPPARYNQASLIRELEKRGLGTKSTRANIISILYDRKYVEGKKISVNQLGEHLIDTLKKYSEKITSEELTREFETKLDGIMKAEVKKEKIIAEAKLEVSSILDDIDANKIKIGEELYAAYRESMIVGKCKCGGNLIMINSPKGGSFVGCTSYPECKSTYSMPRGATVLKTKCEECGLPMISFGKPRQRACMDPKCGRDGEEPMQNEVVGVCPECGKDLIKRRGRYGEFVGCSGFPRCRYTRSLEEKQDQKSEKT
- a CDS encoding RlmE family RNA methyltransferase, with protein sequence MSQRWNQERKNEEYYKKAKKQDYRSRASFKLLQLNRKFKIIKKGNSVVDLGAAPGGWSQVALEAVGEDGVVVAVDLNRIKPFDEDNFWSIKGDFTQKDTLEEIQRTLQGKTQVIISDASPKLSGIKDLDQLRSIDLAQSVLQISDGILKYKGNIIMKVFQGEGYPELLKDIKKKFQTVKTTKPPSSRKKSGEMYIVGRGFRREGKKH